One Myxococcales bacterium DNA segment encodes these proteins:
- a CDS encoding TlpA family protein disulfide reductase, which translates to MRSARRTAATALVLCAGALACDDGKAPSPPQGRAEVVFASPTSKPAPPVASSAVANAHAPAKAPPKPPRKLCEAEWSKPGRALPKVAFDARAAAGATPPDTRLETGGRFTWINFFAAWCGPCKEEIPRLRGWEQKLGASLRVRFISLDDDERQLERFFGDQPALGLKGALWLKPGATRDTFLDGLRLARGTSLPAHALVDSRGLVRCAFEGAVDDADFAQISSLVKAPL; encoded by the coding sequence GTGCGATCGGCGCGGCGGACCGCCGCGACCGCTCTTGTTCTCTGCGCGGGCGCCCTCGCTTGCGACGACGGGAAGGCGCCCTCGCCGCCGCAAGGCCGCGCGGAGGTCGTCTTCGCCTCGCCTACGAGCAAGCCTGCGCCGCCCGTCGCGAGCAGCGCCGTCGCGAACGCCCACGCACCGGCCAAGGCGCCGCCCAAGCCGCCACGGAAGCTCTGCGAAGCCGAGTGGTCGAAGCCCGGCCGCGCGCTCCCCAAGGTAGCCTTCGACGCGCGCGCCGCCGCTGGAGCGACGCCTCCCGATACGAGGCTCGAGACCGGCGGCCGCTTTACGTGGATCAACTTCTTCGCGGCGTGGTGCGGCCCCTGCAAGGAGGAGATCCCGCGCCTGCGCGGCTGGGAGCAGAAGCTCGGCGCGTCGCTGCGCGTGCGCTTCATTTCCTTGGATGACGACGAGCGGCAACTCGAGCGCTTCTTTGGAGACCAGCCGGCGCTCGGGCTTAAGGGCGCGCTCTGGCTCAAGCCTGGCGCGACGCGCGACACCTTCTTGGACGGCCTTCGGCTCGCCCGCGGCACAAGCCTTCCGGCGCACGCGCTCGTCGACTCGCGCGGCCTCGTTCGCTGCGCCTTCGAGGGCGCCGTTGACGACGCCGACTTTGCCCAGATCAGCTCTCTGGTTAAGGCGCCACTGTGA
- a CDS encoding protein kinase gives MLPHREPPDVLGKYRIVCPLAAGGMGSVYLAHVSAEHGFSRTCAIKVLHPHLAHDVDTVDRFLTEARVAALLVHPNIVPVLDAVSEHVDDSGGGGRWVYLVLEYVHGDALSSLLRETERRSEPVALDIALAIVHDALEGLDAAHAATDHQGNALNLVHRDISPHNILVSARGSAYLTDFGIAKVKDRLQATESGAMVGKPGYLSPEQLGGDRVSAATDLWAMGVVLWETLAGRRLYEGMHEQVRAYTQKTAAPSLATFRDDLPEGLDELVRDLVAVAPTQRPATARAALDRLAPMPRASRAKVADWVLSLSGSKLDRIEAFLRQSATPTVMQRPSLPPTPSEASPLPGLATDRGQFADTERLSTPAPVATRRRAAWALLGAISSLAVGAFAVSLIARGDGPGPARATAAGAPLAPRELPSSSAEAVAPRGSSQETAPVRTEPVPSATLTVDAGKAAARKPERVAPSPNCVPPYEFVDGVKRYKRECL, from the coding sequence ATGCTGCCGCACCGCGAACCGCCCGACGTCCTGGGCAAGTACCGCATCGTCTGCCCCCTCGCCGCGGGCGGCATGGGCAGCGTGTATCTTGCACATGTGTCAGCGGAGCACGGATTCTCTCGAACGTGCGCCATCAAGGTACTGCACCCGCACCTCGCCCACGACGTCGACACGGTGGACCGGTTCCTGACGGAAGCGCGGGTGGCGGCGCTCCTTGTTCACCCGAACATCGTCCCCGTCTTGGACGCCGTCTCGGAGCACGTCGATGACAGCGGCGGCGGCGGTCGCTGGGTTTACTTGGTGCTCGAATACGTGCACGGTGACGCACTCTCGAGCCTGCTCCGGGAGACCGAGCGGCGGAGCGAACCGGTCGCTCTCGACATCGCACTCGCCATCGTCCACGACGCGCTTGAGGGGCTCGACGCGGCGCATGCGGCCACCGATCACCAGGGCAACGCGCTCAATCTCGTCCACCGGGACATCTCACCGCACAACATCCTGGTGAGCGCGCGCGGCTCCGCCTACTTGACCGACTTCGGCATCGCGAAGGTCAAGGACCGCCTTCAAGCCACGGAAAGCGGCGCGATGGTCGGCAAGCCGGGGTACCTCTCCCCGGAGCAACTCGGTGGCGACCGAGTCAGTGCGGCGACCGACCTTTGGGCCATGGGCGTCGTTCTATGGGAGACGCTCGCCGGGCGACGCTTGTACGAGGGCATGCACGAGCAGGTGCGCGCCTACACGCAAAAAACCGCCGCACCGAGCCTCGCTACGTTCCGCGACGACCTTCCGGAAGGGCTCGACGAGCTGGTCCGCGACCTCGTCGCTGTCGCGCCCACGCAGCGCCCCGCCACGGCGCGTGCCGCGCTCGATCGGCTCGCCCCCATGCCCCGCGCGAGCCGCGCCAAGGTGGCCGATTGGGTGCTCTCGCTGTCGGGCTCGAAGCTCGATCGCATTGAGGCGTTCCTGCGCCAGTCGGCCACGCCTACCGTGATGCAAAGGCCGTCGCTCCCGCCTACGCCTAGCGAGGCAAGCCCGCTGCCCGGCCTTGCGACCGATCGCGGCCAGTTCGCCGACACCGAACGACTCTCGACGCCCGCCCCTGTCGCCACACGGCGCCGTGCCGCTTGGGCTCTGCTCGGCGCGATCTCGAGCCTCGCCGTGGGCGCGTTTGCCGTCTCCCTCATCGCGCGCGGTGATGGGCCTGGACCCGCGAGAGCGACCGCGGCAGGCGCGCCGTTGGCGCCGCGAGAGCTGCCGTCTTCGTCAGCGGAGGCCGTGGCGCCCCGCGGCTCGTCGCAAGAGACGGCGCCCGTCCGTACCGAGCCCGTGCCCTCCGCCACCCTGACGGTCGACGCCGGTAAGGCCGCCGCGCGAAAGCCGGAGCGCGTCGCCCCGAGCCCGAATTGCGTGCCACCCTACGAGTTCGTCGACGGCGTAAAGCGCTACAAGAGGGAATGCTTGTGA
- a CDS encoding metallophosphoesterase codes for MPIWRIVTFLSVVLGLTFGLHYFLWARLVRDTGMSAPYGRALTALIALLGVSLPLGFVLMRGPRSVSGPVSWITFTWMGLVFLLFVSLLLGDVVQFALKVFRQGAIDGGRREVLARTVGGAAAALAFVAGSVGVANALAEVRERRVAVRLKKLPAHLSGYRVVQLTDVHVGPTIGRAFVEELVRRVNALNPDLVAITGDLVDGSVAELAHHVEPLSRLRAKDGVFFVTGNHEYYSGADEWIAHLGSIGIRVLRNERVAIRGAEGFDLAGVDDVHASQFGGDHGMDVRRALAGRDEARACVLLAHQPKAIEAAAQLGACLQLSGHTHAGQIFPFTYLVKLDQPYVRGLHRHAATTQIYVSEGTGYWGPPMRLGTWAEITCLELSRDA; via the coding sequence ATGCCCATCTGGCGAATCGTCACCTTCCTATCGGTCGTCCTCGGGCTGACCTTCGGCCTCCACTACTTCCTGTGGGCGCGGCTTGTGCGCGACACGGGGATGTCGGCGCCCTACGGCCGCGCCCTGACCGCGCTGATTGCGCTGCTCGGCGTGTCATTGCCCCTCGGCTTCGTCTTGATGCGTGGCCCTCGCTCCGTCTCGGGTCCCGTCTCGTGGATCACCTTCACGTGGATGGGCCTCGTCTTCCTCTTGTTCGTCTCGCTGCTCTTGGGCGACGTCGTGCAGTTCGCCCTCAAGGTGTTTCGCCAGGGCGCTATCGACGGAGGCCGGCGAGAAGTGCTGGCGCGAACGGTCGGCGGCGCCGCGGCCGCGCTGGCCTTCGTCGCCGGAAGCGTGGGCGTCGCCAACGCGCTCGCCGAGGTCCGGGAGCGCCGCGTCGCCGTGCGACTCAAGAAGCTGCCGGCTCATCTGTCGGGGTATCGCGTCGTGCAGCTCACCGACGTTCACGTCGGACCGACCATCGGCCGAGCCTTCGTCGAAGAGCTCGTCCGCCGCGTGAACGCGCTCAACCCCGACCTGGTGGCCATCACCGGCGACCTCGTCGACGGCTCCGTCGCTGAGCTGGCCCACCACGTGGAACCGTTGTCGCGGCTCCGCGCTAAGGACGGGGTCTTCTTCGTGACCGGCAACCACGAATACTACTCGGGCGCCGACGAATGGATCGCCCACCTCGGGTCGATCGGCATTCGCGTGCTGCGTAACGAACGTGTCGCGATCCGTGGTGCGGAGGGGTTTGACCTCGCCGGCGTCGACGACGTCCACGCGAGCCAGTTCGGCGGCGATCACGGCATGGACGTGAGGCGCGCGCTCGCCGGTCGTGATGAAGCGCGTGCCTGCGTCCTCTTGGCGCACCAGCCGAAGGCCATCGAAGCGGCGGCCCAACTAGGTGCCTGCCTCCAGCTCTCGGGACACACCCACGCGGGGCAGATCTTTCCCTTCACGTACCTCGTGAAGCTCGACCAGCCGTACGTCCGGGGCCTTCATCGCCACGCCGCCACCACGCAGATCTACGTGAGCGAAGGCACCGGCTATTGGGGACCGCCGATGCGCCTCGGGACGTGGGCCGAGATCACCTGCCTCGAGCTCTCGCGCGACGCGTGA
- a CDS encoding carboxypeptidase regulatory-like domain-containing protein yields the protein MRFAAPALFVAMSLATSVAAADKGGDAKERCATAFERAQIEQRQGRLRSASELMRVCVAAECPAVLRADCDAGAKELDALTPSIVVRVTAATGDVVGATASLDDGPFAPLDGRATTLDPGPHRVRIRAEGFDDVERAIVVEERIKGRVVEVRLAKTVAPASPPPPRVLPQALRPAAHDGQASTGTKIAAATLGGVGVLSLGGFVALGLGASADYRRLERECAGACTKADTDAVRDRMQVADVALVVGGAFLVGSALVYLFGPRAAASEAAHHASRESSRQVISAHVPRRIGGPQ from the coding sequence GTGAGGTTCGCCGCGCCAGCTCTCTTCGTCGCGATGTCGCTCGCGACCTCCGTCGCCGCGGCCGACAAGGGCGGCGACGCGAAGGAGCGATGCGCCACGGCCTTCGAACGCGCCCAGATCGAGCAACGGCAAGGGCGCCTCCGCTCGGCCAGCGAGCTCATGAGGGTCTGCGTGGCGGCCGAGTGCCCCGCCGTCCTTCGAGCCGATTGTGACGCCGGCGCCAAGGAGCTCGACGCCCTCACGCCAAGCATCGTCGTCCGCGTCACGGCAGCCACGGGCGACGTGGTGGGCGCCACGGCGAGCCTCGACGACGGTCCCTTCGCGCCGCTCGACGGGCGGGCCACCACCCTCGACCCCGGACCGCACCGAGTCCGTATCCGGGCCGAGGGCTTCGACGACGTCGAGCGAGCCATCGTCGTCGAAGAGCGCATCAAGGGGCGCGTCGTTGAAGTGCGCCTCGCCAAGACAGTTGCGCCGGCCTCTCCTCCACCACCGCGAGTGCTGCCGCAGGCGCTGCGCCCTGCGGCGCACGACGGCCAAGCGAGCACCGGGACGAAGATCGCCGCGGCCACCTTGGGCGGCGTCGGTGTTCTCTCGCTGGGCGGCTTCGTAGCCCTGGGCCTCGGGGCGTCGGCCGACTACCGGCGGCTCGAGCGCGAGTGCGCCGGCGCCTGTACGAAGGCCGACACCGACGCGGTGCGCGATCGCATGCAGGTCGCGGACGTGGCGCTAGTCGTCGGCGGCGCGTTCCTCGTCGGCTCCGCGCTCGTCTACCTCTTCGGGCCGCGAGCCGCCGCGAGCGAGGCCGCTCATCACGCGTCGCGCGAGAGCTCGAGGCAGGTGATCTCGGCCCACGTCCCGAGGCGCATCGGCGGTCCCCAATAG